A region from the Serinus canaria isolate serCan28SL12 chromosome 10, serCan2020, whole genome shotgun sequence genome encodes:
- the CCNB2 gene encoding G2/mitotic-specific cyclin-B2, with protein MALPVTRRAPITRGMENAVSDLRSKAKTHVTGKRAALEEIGNKVATRGTHISKKTECPKVSVKPVKGPTKVTNGIVLPKAPAAVNQAKKETDVPKVLSPVPMDVSMQEEDLCQAFSDVLLNNIEDIDAEDGENPQLCSDYVKDIYLYLRELELQQSVRPHYLDGRTINGRMRAILVDWLVQVHSRFRLLQETLYMCVAIIDRFLQNHPVPRKKLQLVGVTALLVASKYEEILSPDVADFVYITDNAYTSNEIREMEIIILKELNFDLGRPLPIHFLRRASKAGEADAKQHTLAKYLMELTLIDYDMVHHRPSEIAAAALCLSQRILGHNKWGTKQQYYTGYAEDGLVMTMKHMAKNVVRMNEKLAKYTTIKDKYASSKLLTISTIPQLNSEIIKDLAAPLL; from the exons ATGGCGCTGCCGGTGACACGCCGTGCCCCT ATCACTAGAGGGATGGAGAATGCTGTGTCTGACCTTAGAAGTAAAGCGAAAACTCATGTGACTGGCAAAAGGGCTGCTTTGGAAGAAATAGGAAATAAGGTTGCAACAAGAGGAACACACATATCTAAG aaaacagaatgcCCCAAAGTATCTGTAAAGCCTGTGAAAGGACCTACCAAGGTGACAAATGGAATTGTACTGCCTAAAGCTCCAGCTGCTGTAAATcaagcaaagaaagaaactgaTGTTCCAAAG GTTTTGTCTCCTGTCCCTATGGATGTCTCAATGCAAGAGGAGGATTTGTGCCAAGCCTTCTCCGATGTGTTGCTCAACAACATAGAAGACATCGATGCAGAGGACGGGGAGAACCCCCAGCTGTGTAGTGACTATGTGAAAGACATCTACCTGTACCTGAGGGAGCTCGAG ctgcagcagtctGTCCGTCCGCACTACCTGGACGGGAGGACGATCAATGGGCGCATGCGCGCCATCCTGGTGGACTGGCTGGTCCAGGTGCACTCGAGGTTCCGCCTCCTGCAGGAGACGCTCTACATGTGTGTGGCCATCATAGATCGCTTCCTACAG AATCATCCAGTACCTCGCAAGAAGCTTCAGCTGGTGGGCGTAACAGCACTGCTTGTAGCTTCAAAATATGAAGAGATCTTGTCTCCTGATGTGGCAGACTTTGTTTACATTACTGACAATGCCTACACCAGTAATGAAAttagagaaatggaaattattattCTTAAAGAATTAAACTTTGACCTGGGGCGACCTCTTCCAATTCACTTCTTAAGAAGAGCATCAAAAGCTGGAGAG GCCGATGCCAAGCAACACACACTAGCAAAATACCTGATGGAGCTGACACTGATAGACTATGACATGGTGCACCACCGGCCCTCAGAgattgcagctgctgccctgtgcctgtcTCAGAGGATTCTGGGCCATAACAAATGG GGTACAAAGCAGCAGTACTACACTGGCTATGCAGAAGACGGTCTTGTGATGACCATGAAACATATGGCCAAGAATGTAGTCAGAATGAATGAGAAGTTAGCAAAATACACT aCTATCAAGGACAAGTACGCCAGCAGCAAACTACTGACCATCAGCACCATCCCTCAGCTGAACAGTGAGATCATCAAGGATCTGGCTGCACCACTGCTGTGa